The following are encoded together in the uncultured Sphaerochaeta sp. genome:
- the def gene encoding peptide deformylase, translated as MLDIYTLGEEVLKEKCQKVTKFDNALKILVDAMFDTMDEADGVGLAAPQVGVNQRLFVIHIRGAEKRAYINPQIIETSIETSTDEEGCLSIPGVWHDVQRPARVTVQAQDVEGKVFQVKAEGLLARALQHENDHLNGVLFIDRLNDEEREKMVQAFEKRNKSQRRKKR; from the coding sequence ATGTTAGATATATATACACTTGGAGAAGAGGTACTAAAAGAGAAGTGCCAGAAAGTAACCAAATTTGATAACGCGTTGAAGATATTGGTCGATGCCATGTTCGACACCATGGACGAAGCTGATGGTGTAGGGCTTGCCGCTCCCCAGGTTGGGGTGAACCAACGGCTGTTTGTCATCCATATCCGTGGAGCAGAGAAGCGTGCCTATATCAATCCGCAGATCATTGAGACATCCATAGAGACTTCTACGGATGAAGAAGGATGTCTCTCCATCCCAGGGGTTTGGCACGATGTACAGCGCCCAGCCCGCGTGACCGTGCAGGCACAGGATGTGGAGGGAAAAGTATTTCAGGTCAAGGCTGAAGGATTGCTCGCTCGAGCGCTCCAGCATGAGAATGATCATCTCAATGGGGTTTTGTTCATTGATCGCTTGAATGATGAAGAACGCGAGAAGATGGTACAAGCCTTCGAGAAACGAAACAAATCCCAGAGGAGAAAGAAGCGTTGA
- the fmt gene encoding methionyl-tRNA formyltransferase, with protein sequence MRILFAGTAEIAVPSLRALSQHYDIAAVLTNTDKRGARGKALVAPPVKVAAEALGLPVLQFDHLGREAREAVSTYGCDTLVCFAYGRLFGPKFLGLFPREQLNIHPSLLPLLRGPSPIQGAILSQASESGISIQRIASQMDSGDLLLAEQFPLNGDETTESLSVLVAERAADLAVRALSRLQRGTAVFSRQSGEATYTKLITPEMAELDFSNPAKALHAQIRAMTPWPKARTTYQGQTLLISGVYGTIDEIGEDSYEAEVPVGTVIAKQKNKGIAIITSEGLLWVTRLQLEKRKEMDWQSFLNGNQDFLGSRLG encoded by the coding sequence TTGAGGATTCTCTTTGCCGGTACTGCCGAAATTGCAGTTCCCTCATTACGGGCCTTGTCACAGCACTATGATATCGCTGCGGTACTTACCAACACCGACAAGCGGGGTGCAAGGGGCAAGGCCCTTGTTGCACCTCCGGTTAAGGTGGCTGCAGAAGCGTTGGGCCTTCCAGTTCTGCAGTTTGATCATCTTGGGCGTGAGGCTCGGGAGGCTGTCAGCACCTATGGGTGTGATACGCTTGTCTGTTTTGCCTATGGAAGACTTTTTGGCCCAAAATTTCTGGGGCTTTTTCCTCGTGAGCAACTGAACATACATCCCTCATTGCTTCCTTTGTTACGTGGACCAAGTCCCATACAAGGGGCAATCCTCTCTCAAGCCAGTGAGAGTGGCATCAGCATTCAGCGAATAGCATCACAGATGGATAGCGGAGACCTGCTACTTGCCGAGCAATTTCCCCTCAATGGGGATGAAACCACGGAAAGTCTTTCTGTTCTTGTGGCCGAGAGAGCTGCTGATCTTGCTGTAAGGGCTCTCTCCAGGTTACAGCGGGGTACCGCAGTATTTTCCCGCCAGAGTGGGGAAGCAACCTATACGAAACTGATAACCCCAGAAATGGCTGAATTGGATTTCTCAAATCCAGCGAAGGCGTTGCATGCACAGATCAGGGCAATGACGCCTTGGCCCAAAGCTCGGACAACCTATCAGGGACAGACGCTTCTTATATCAGGTGTATATGGTACAATAGATGAGATAGGGGAAGATTCTTATGAAGCAGAGGTACCTGTAGGAACCGTAATTGCAAAACAGAAGAATAAGGGGATTGCCATTATTACCTCTGAAGGCTTGCTTTGGGTGACACGTCTGCAACTGGAAAAACGCAAGGAAATGGATTGGCAGTCCTTCCTTAATGGTAATCAGGATTTCTTGGGATCCAGGCTGGGGTAA
- a CDS encoding patatin-like phospholipase family protein, with the protein MRRMVVLALLVLLGLPLSATTEKVALVLSGGGARGLAHIAVLEAVEARGIPIDMVVGTSMGALVGGLYSAGYSPLEIRNLLETYDMVGLFSTPPLEDAEHEDEVFSYKNNQVFSLGFGEQGLGNAPALIGDQRILELLGYLFARYPNTIDFSELPIPFYCVSANAATGERIVHSEGSLVTAIRSSISIPIVFTPFPLGEGILAIDGGVVDNLPIELARSLGAEYVIASDVNALGMQDAVDLESLSSMAMQTVVLLTQEKATAQHPSADVLVLPELKNTFALDFSAHEQIIEAGWEAVDAQDAAFDALVDTLSQVRPLTPAEENRSGTYSLLSTPKILQIEVEDISLKPGAIIPGSFLFSDFLGRRLNAQTATELNLKLREIKNAYDLTTLSYEMSSDGKLMIYARSFGRRDRSISMGFHANTGFSTALPSGFVWYRADAYLDASLGGLGKNQDFTFSVNATLGQRSGMTLSFSYPLLSGSKGRIDAVVNASYGAGAMTPLSAMINAKRSAPLDRMFNSDAGFHFRFGKYGRASLKGSYLLVSVNDTAYDKQFYAYPVGELTVSYGNLSSRFAASGFRLEALGRLGYQQGLIHSVRLGWKQNFVLTYRDSLSYTAHLSLMREPFPFIQSYANLGGIDQMVSYGPLFLRRDIAYLGVDWQHRLTEIFGYPAFGKISLHGAVYDAYDPYSGLPPSEDAYFNSSLWDMGLALMLGLDTPIGEVIASLGLSLMGEVSFSLGVY; encoded by the coding sequence ATGAGACGAATGGTGGTGTTGGCACTCCTTGTGCTTTTGGGTCTCCCGTTGTCGGCAACCACAGAGAAGGTTGCCCTTGTTCTCTCGGGAGGTGGAGCTCGGGGATTGGCACACATTGCAGTCCTTGAGGCTGTTGAAGCGAGAGGAATTCCCATCGATATGGTGGTTGGCACCAGTATGGGTGCGTTGGTAGGTGGGCTTTACAGCGCTGGGTATTCTCCCTTGGAAATCCGTAATCTACTGGAAACCTATGACATGGTTGGACTGTTCTCCACGCCCCCACTTGAAGACGCTGAACATGAGGATGAGGTTTTCTCCTACAAAAACAATCAGGTTTTCTCATTGGGTTTTGGCGAGCAGGGCCTAGGAAATGCCCCTGCCCTGATTGGTGACCAACGAATCCTGGAACTGTTAGGGTATTTATTTGCACGATATCCCAATACCATTGATTTTTCAGAACTACCCATTCCGTTCTACTGTGTCTCTGCAAATGCCGCAACAGGAGAGCGTATTGTTCATAGCGAGGGTTCATTGGTTACGGCAATCAGGAGTAGTATTTCCATACCCATCGTCTTTACCCCATTCCCGCTGGGAGAAGGTATCCTTGCCATTGATGGTGGGGTGGTAGACAATCTTCCCATCGAACTGGCGAGAAGCCTTGGAGCGGAGTATGTCATCGCAAGTGACGTGAATGCCTTGGGAATGCAGGACGCTGTCGACCTTGAGAGCCTCTCATCAATGGCAATGCAGACCGTTGTATTGCTTACCCAGGAGAAAGCGACAGCTCAGCATCCATCCGCCGATGTGCTTGTGCTTCCAGAGCTGAAAAACACGTTCGCCTTGGACTTCTCGGCACATGAGCAGATTATTGAGGCAGGTTGGGAAGCTGTGGATGCGCAAGATGCAGCATTCGATGCGCTTGTAGATACTCTCTCACAGGTTCGCCCCCTCACCCCAGCGGAAGAAAATCGAAGCGGTACCTATTCTCTTCTTTCAACCCCCAAGATTCTACAGATAGAGGTAGAGGACATCTCCTTGAAACCGGGGGCGATTATTCCTGGATCTTTCTTGTTTTCTGATTTTCTGGGCAGGAGACTCAATGCACAGACCGCAACGGAGTTGAATCTTAAACTTAGGGAAATCAAGAACGCCTACGATCTGACCACGCTCAGTTATGAGATGTCCAGTGATGGAAAGCTGATGATCTATGCCCGGAGTTTTGGGCGAAGGGATAGAAGTATCAGCATGGGGTTCCATGCTAATACCGGCTTCTCTACTGCATTGCCCTCAGGGTTTGTATGGTATCGTGCAGATGCATATCTGGATGCTTCCCTCGGGGGCTTGGGAAAGAATCAGGACTTCACCTTTTCTGTCAATGCTACACTTGGTCAGCGATCAGGGATGACTCTCAGTTTTTCCTATCCTCTGCTCAGTGGAAGCAAGGGGCGTATTGATGCAGTTGTGAACGCTAGTTATGGAGCTGGCGCGATGACGCCTCTCTCAGCAATGATCAATGCAAAGCGAAGTGCTCCTTTGGATCGTATGTTTAATAGTGATGCCGGTTTTCACTTTCGCTTTGGAAAGTACGGGAGGGCATCTCTTAAAGGAAGTTACCTGCTTGTCTCGGTGAATGATACTGCATATGACAAGCAATTCTATGCCTATCCAGTGGGAGAGCTAACTGTTTCCTATGGAAATCTATCATCTCGCTTTGCTGCCTCGGGTTTCCGCCTTGAAGCGTTGGGTAGGCTTGGCTATCAACAGGGCTTAATCCACTCTGTACGTTTGGGATGGAAGCAGAACTTTGTACTCACGTACCGTGACAGCCTAAGCTATACAGCTCATCTTTCCCTTATGAGAGAACCTTTCCCCTTTATCCAGAGCTATGCAAATCTGGGAGGCATTGACCAGATGGTCAGCTATGGTCCGCTCTTCCTTCGTCGTGATATCGCCTACTTGGGTGTGGATTGGCAACACCGACTTACTGAAATATTTGGATATCCAGCTTTTGGGAAAATTTCACTGCATGGGGCAGTGTATGATGCATATGATCCCTATAGTGGGTTGCCTCCTAGCGAAGATGCCTATTTCAATTCCAGCCTCTGGGACATGGGACTGGCACTTATGCTTGGCCTCGATACCCCGATAGGGGAGGTTATTGCCTCATTGGGATTGAGCCTTATGGGAGAGGTATCTTTCTCATTGGGGGTCTACTGA
- a CDS encoding TIGR01212 family radical SAM protein (This family includes YhcC from E. coli K-12, an uncharacterized radical SAM protein.) encodes MSDLYRSYATHLHEVYHARVYRIGVDGHFSCPNRTLDGSGGCAFCDGTGTIAAYQKPQDRLSEISHMTIEERISKIKMQIEQGKRFLKRRYRADLYSLYFQAYTNTYDTLEHLKMLYDLVLEEGPFVELIISTRPDCINDEIITLLGRYQHSVQKVWVELGLQSGSDETLERIGRGHAVFSYISAANSLHLAGIGVCTHVILGLPGENRKDFAQTAAIVNRAGSEAVKIHNLHICQGTRLQDWYEMGEVGTASLRRHVEQSIWFLRRLNPSVVIERMVCETPEYRLVAPRAFPDKHQFLQQLKSTMEERGWVQGDLV; translated from the coding sequence ATGAGTGACCTCTATAGGTCATATGCCACCCATCTCCATGAAGTGTACCATGCGCGTGTGTACCGAATAGGGGTGGATGGTCACTTCTCCTGTCCAAACCGTACTCTGGATGGGAGTGGTGGGTGTGCTTTCTGTGATGGTACAGGTACTATTGCAGCCTACCAGAAGCCTCAGGACAGGCTGTCTGAAATCTCCCATATGACCATTGAAGAGAGAATCAGCAAGATTAAAATGCAGATAGAACAGGGAAAACGATTCTTGAAACGAAGATACCGTGCTGATTTATACTCGCTCTATTTCCAAGCCTATACCAATACTTATGACACCTTGGAACACCTTAAAATGCTCTATGATTTGGTATTGGAAGAAGGTCCCTTTGTAGAGTTAATCATCTCAACCCGCCCTGATTGCATTAACGATGAAATAATTACCTTGCTGGGAAGGTATCAGCATTCGGTACAAAAGGTGTGGGTTGAACTAGGATTGCAAAGCGGCAGTGATGAGACCCTTGAGCGCATTGGTAGAGGTCATGCTGTTTTTTCCTACATATCCGCAGCAAATTCGTTACATTTGGCCGGTATTGGTGTTTGTACTCATGTGATACTCGGTTTACCAGGTGAAAACCGCAAGGATTTTGCACAAACTGCAGCCATTGTAAATAGGGCTGGTAGTGAAGCAGTGAAGATTCATAATCTGCATATTTGTCAGGGTACCCGTCTACAGGATTGGTATGAGATGGGAGAGGTAGGCACTGCTTCCTTGAGGAGGCATGTTGAGCAGAGTATATGGTTCTTGAGACGTCTGAATCCTTCTGTTGTCATTGAACGAATGGTATGTGAAACTCCCGAATATCGACTTGTCGCTCCACGTGCATTTCCCGACAAGCATCAATTTCTCCAGCAGTTGAAAAGCACGATGGAAGAGAGAGGCTGGGTACAAGGAGACTTGGTATGA
- a CDS encoding antibiotic resistance protein VanZ, with protein sequence MRERIPLQRIVRVTGTILSILVVTLILIFSFMPKESYPEISWIPFADKGDHMAAYAALGFSLFFAFLRIPGSGRPHKRVAVPHSTLHLSSWSGSAVLVSLIIGTLLGIVVELFQPMFERSREWLDLAADFMGLVVGLAIALLVLKAVGSYFATRPWLYDPNWKDEVDETRKENQ encoded by the coding sequence ATGAGAGAGAGAATTCCCTTACAGAGGATTGTCCGTGTAACAGGAACAATCCTTTCCATTTTGGTGGTGACATTGATTCTAATCTTTTCCTTTATGCCTAAGGAGTCCTATCCGGAAATCTCCTGGATCCCGTTTGCAGACAAGGGAGATCATATGGCAGCCTATGCTGCCCTTGGATTCTCTCTCTTCTTTGCCTTTCTACGGATACCAGGATCGGGAAGACCCCACAAGCGGGTTGCAGTACCACACTCAACGCTCCATCTCAGTTCTTGGTCCGGTAGTGCTGTTCTTGTCTCCCTGATAATCGGTACACTGCTAGGGATTGTCGTGGAGCTGTTTCAGCCGATGTTCGAGCGAAGTCGTGAGTGGCTTGATTTGGCTGCAGATTTTATGGGATTGGTTGTTGGTCTAGCCATTGCATTGTTGGTTCTGAAGGCTGTAGGTAGTTACTTTGCCACCAGACCATGGCTGTATGACCCTAACTGGAAGGATGAAGTAGATGAAACTCGCAAAGAGAATCAGTGA
- a CDS encoding fumarate hydratase, with protein sequence MKLAKRISEELEKAVVELDEGVLEKIREAHAVESAASETSVGSRSSLAVLDAILDNLALAKDQSLPMCQDTGMFLVFVDVGKTCPIPLSVIEEEILEGCAIAVRQAHFRRSVVVEPVFERINTQNNLPPIIWWNLVEGSGLRIEILLKGFGSENCSSIRMLNPTGGEEAIISAVAEIVSAAGGKPCPPILVGVGLGGSMDRAAYLSKRALLRDVRVSHSEKQYAELEEKILARLQRLGIGSGGLGGMITALHVAIAYEATHIAGLPLAVSINCWADRKATIVWEGNDA encoded by the coding sequence ATGAAACTCGCAAAGAGAATCAGTGAGGAGCTGGAAAAGGCAGTCGTCGAACTTGATGAGGGGGTTCTGGAGAAAATCCGTGAAGCCCATGCCGTTGAATCAGCAGCATCAGAAACATCAGTAGGCAGCCGATCAAGTTTGGCCGTCCTGGACGCAATACTCGATAATCTTGCACTGGCTAAGGACCAGTCACTTCCCATGTGTCAGGACACAGGGATGTTTCTTGTGTTTGTTGATGTAGGCAAAACATGTCCGATTCCTCTCTCTGTTATAGAAGAAGAGATTCTTGAAGGATGTGCCATTGCTGTGAGACAAGCCCATTTTCGGCGGTCCGTGGTGGTTGAGCCCGTGTTTGAACGAATCAACACGCAAAATAACCTCCCTCCGATAATCTGGTGGAACCTGGTGGAGGGAAGTGGCTTGAGGATAGAGATATTGCTCAAGGGATTCGGTAGTGAGAACTGCAGTTCGATTAGGATGTTGAACCCTACAGGAGGAGAAGAGGCAATCATCAGCGCAGTTGCTGAAATTGTTTCTGCAGCAGGAGGGAAACCATGTCCTCCTATCTTAGTCGGTGTTGGACTTGGCGGATCCATGGACCGGGCGGCTTATTTAAGCAAGCGGGCATTGCTCCGCGATGTAAGAGTATCCCACAGCGAGAAGCAGTATGCTGAATTGGAAGAAAAAATTCTTGCGCGTTTGCAACGACTAGGGATTGGAAGCGGAGGTCTTGGTGGTATGATTACGGCCCTCCATGTAGCCATTGCCTATGAGGCTACGCATATTGCCGGTCTTCCGTTGGCTGTTTCTATTAACTGTTGGGCAGACAGAAAGGCAACGATTGTTTGGGAGGGTAATGATGCGTGA
- a CDS encoding FumA C-terminus/TtdB family hydratase beta subunit encodes MRELILPLSSEAIASLKAYDQVFLTGSLYVGRDQVHKRLHELLQQEKSLPISLEGETIYYMGPSPAPEGKLIGACGPTTSARMDPFSPLLLDQGLKVMIGKGPRSKEVASAIKRNKAVYLQAFGGCGALYASKVRAVTTVAFPDLGPEALLRLEVEKFPVIVAIDSQLGSVFP; translated from the coding sequence ATGCGTGAATTGATATTGCCCCTGAGCAGTGAGGCTATTGCAAGTCTGAAGGCATATGACCAAGTCTTTTTGACTGGTTCTCTCTACGTAGGTCGTGATCAGGTCCATAAGCGACTGCATGAGCTTTTACAGCAGGAAAAGAGTCTTCCCATATCCTTGGAAGGTGAGACTATATACTATATGGGGCCAAGTCCAGCCCCAGAGGGGAAGCTGATCGGTGCCTGTGGTCCGACCACTAGTGCAAGAATGGACCCTTTCAGCCCGCTGTTGCTTGACCAGGGCCTCAAGGTTATGATCGGAAAGGGGCCACGTTCCAAGGAAGTTGCCTCGGCAATCAAGAGAAATAAGGCTGTATATCTGCAAGCCTTTGGAGGGTGTGGAGCGCTCTATGCTTCCAAGGTCAGAGCTGTCACAACGGTTGCTTTTCCCGATCTGGGACCAGAGGCTCTCCTGCGTCTTGAGGTGGAGAAGTTCCCGGTAATCGTGGCAATCGATTCACAATTGGGGAGTGTTTTTCCCTAA
- a CDS encoding FKBP-type peptidyl-prolyl cis-trans isomerase, with protein sequence MKNTLSVRLVSLFLLFLMVGCSKTPVESPQKPVEETPSTVVVKTEPVVEETDVIRDLEEPSTLEDRFSYTYGYLLYSSMVQQKGFSDLEASYFAKGILDADSGQGFYTQDEMSQTLYEVQTKLLQIAQEEMDAISSANMEVAEDFLKTNKERESVKITDSGLQYEVIVEGEGDRPTEDSIVEVDYQIMLLNGKIIDSSYEREQSSTFLLEAIMVPGFIEGVKLMQEGAKYRFWIHPDLAYGKEGTETIEPNTLLIIEVELKSIREGR encoded by the coding sequence GTGAAGAATACCTTGTCTGTGCGCCTCGTCTCCTTGTTCTTGCTCTTTTTGATGGTTGGATGTTCGAAAACCCCAGTTGAATCTCCCCAGAAGCCTGTGGAGGAAACTCCATCGACGGTTGTGGTAAAAACTGAACCAGTTGTTGAAGAGACGGATGTCATCCGGGACTTGGAAGAGCCTTCCACGCTGGAAGATCGTTTCAGTTACACCTATGGTTATCTGCTCTACTCCTCAATGGTACAGCAGAAGGGTTTCAGTGACTTGGAAGCCTCCTATTTTGCTAAGGGAATCCTCGATGCTGATAGTGGTCAAGGGTTCTACACCCAGGATGAGATGTCTCAAACCCTTTATGAGGTGCAAACAAAACTCCTGCAGATTGCACAAGAGGAGATGGATGCCATATCCTCAGCCAATATGGAAGTTGCAGAGGATTTTCTGAAGACCAACAAGGAAAGGGAGTCTGTAAAGATAACTGATTCAGGGCTACAGTATGAAGTGATTGTGGAAGGGGAAGGGGACCGCCCAACAGAGGATAGCATTGTAGAAGTCGATTACCAGATTATGCTGTTGAACGGAAAAATCATCGACAGTTCCTATGAACGGGAACAAAGTTCCACCTTCCTGCTGGAAGCCATTATGGTACCAGGGTTTATTGAGGGTGTTAAGTTGATGCAGGAAGGTGCAAAGTACCGTTTCTGGATACATCCTGACCTTGCCTATGGGAAAGAGGGGACGGAAACCATTGAACCAAATACCCTGTTGATCATAGAGGTCGAACTCAAGTCAATCAGAGAGGGCCGTTAA
- a CDS encoding YjjG family noncanonical pyrimidine nucleotidase, translating to MYRYLFFDADGTLFDFEQAEHNAFWKMAESLSLPLERKHEQDYIRCNAEVWKLFEKGEVTIEELKVKRFADFALEIGISLNPEEASQSYQHELSGQGILFAETITVLETLKKRGYTLFLATNGIAEVQRGRIAVSNTGHYFDSIFISEELGFQKPDPRFFTHMLEATGLTEQKKASLMIGDSLSSDIAGGIASGMDTLWLNKNGKPLDPKVRPTYIHNSLSTVLDFLNGPL from the coding sequence ATGTACCGGTATCTTTTCTTTGACGCAGATGGAACACTTTTTGATTTCGAACAAGCAGAACACAATGCATTCTGGAAGATGGCAGAAAGCCTTAGCCTGCCACTGGAAAGGAAGCATGAGCAAGACTACATCCGCTGCAATGCTGAAGTATGGAAACTGTTTGAGAAAGGCGAAGTAACTATCGAGGAACTGAAAGTGAAGCGTTTTGCAGATTTTGCACTGGAGATAGGCATCTCACTCAATCCAGAAGAAGCAAGTCAGAGCTATCAACACGAACTGTCTGGGCAGGGTATCTTGTTTGCTGAGACCATCACCGTACTCGAGACCTTGAAAAAGCGGGGATATACCCTATTTCTCGCCACCAACGGCATTGCAGAAGTTCAGCGAGGCAGGATTGCTGTGTCAAATACAGGGCACTATTTTGATTCTATTTTTATCAGCGAAGAGCTGGGCTTCCAGAAGCCAGATCCACGATTCTTTACCCATATGCTCGAGGCAACTGGTCTCACTGAACAGAAAAAGGCCTCGCTCATGATCGGTGACAGCCTTTCCAGTGATATTGCTGGAGGTATTGCCAGCGGTATGGATACGCTCTGGTTGAACAAGAACGGAAAGCCCCTGGACCCAAAAGTTAGGCCAACCTACATACACAACAGCCTATCCACTGTACTTGATTTCCTTAACGGCCCTCTCTGA
- a CDS encoding DUF308 domain-containing protein gives MQETFLKRHLILSTVIGALLIIVGIFLMFQQESFVKIFISLLGVFLAGSGISSLIYLKGFNLGSRSRIATLVKALLSIVIGLVAIIVPLSTATISWTVLLYIIGAQLLFSALISFLDALLMRKEERSLSPLYTEAVFSLLMAILLFVFPQQIGSLLLKLFGLFFIVSGIGMILWSLRIRKINQQFKEQVVEAEAIDPKN, from the coding sequence ATGCAGGAAACCTTTCTGAAACGCCACCTCATCCTCTCCACCGTGATTGGAGCACTCTTGATCATCGTAGGGATTTTCTTGATGTTCCAACAGGAATCCTTCGTGAAGATTTTCATATCGCTCTTGGGTGTGTTCCTCGCTGGATCGGGTATCTCCAGCCTGATTTACTTAAAGGGATTTAATCTTGGTAGTCGCTCACGTATTGCTACCTTGGTTAAGGCTCTCTTGAGTATAGTAATCGGATTGGTTGCCATCATCGTCCCTCTCTCTACAGCGACCATTAGCTGGACAGTCCTTCTCTACATCATAGGGGCCCAGCTTTTATTCTCTGCCCTGATTTCCTTTCTTGATGCGCTACTGATGAGGAAAGAGGAACGCTCCCTCTCCCCTCTCTATACAGAGGCTGTTTTCTCCCTGCTTATGGCCATTCTCTTGTTTGTGTTCCCACAACAGATCGGCAGCCTGTTGCTCAAGCTGTTCGGATTGTTCTTCATTGTCAGCGGAATCGGCATGATTCTCTGGTCTCTGCGCATCCGCAAAATCAACCAACAGTTTAAGGAACAGGTGGTAGAGGCAGAGGCTATCGACCCGAAGAACTAA
- a CDS encoding HIT family protein: METIFTKILKGEIPSIFLHKDELCFSILDINPVNKGHLLIITSQPYPTLESCPEEVLSHMMVLAKRADSVLRKKLGCHATNLIINNGKESGQEVPHLHLHIIPRYKEDGKTLHLVKETYSDGEIADYGKKLEF, encoded by the coding sequence ATGGAAACGATTTTCACCAAGATTTTAAAAGGGGAGATTCCCTCAATATTTTTACACAAGGACGAACTTTGTTTCTCCATTCTCGATATCAATCCAGTCAACAAGGGACATTTGCTGATCATTACATCACAACCATACCCTACTCTTGAAAGCTGCCCAGAAGAAGTCTTGAGCCACATGATGGTACTCGCCAAGAGAGCTGACAGTGTGCTCAGGAAGAAACTGGGTTGTCATGCCACCAATCTAATCATCAACAACGGAAAGGAAAGCGGGCAGGAAGTACCTCACCTGCATCTTCATATCATCCCCAGGTACAAAGAGGATGGAAAGACCTTGCATCTCGTCAAAGAGACCTATAGCGATGGCGAGATTGCCGATTATGGAAAGAAATTGGAGTTTTAA